The Branchiostoma lanceolatum isolate klBraLanc5 chromosome 3, klBraLanc5.hap2, whole genome shotgun sequence DNA segment TGAGCCATTTATTTATCTAGATCTATcgtgaaatgaaaatattgcGATAGTCTGGAATACTACAACGCTACTGCCTATTTACATGATCGTGTAACGAGTACTGtagaagcatcctcactagatagctttaaacaacgcttacagttaATTGTGCAAAGacaaggtgtgacaggtcgtccagtgtaatataaccagctgctactgcgccgcgtgcctgccaAGCCGGTGTGTGccccctcacacttgtgcgtatatacatgcAAGTccgcgtgagttgcgtattaactttttaagtaaagtttgcggccgaaaaagtcttttttttaataaccaggctgcacgttaaagtaaaaaaaacatattcccCGTAAAATTTACCTGAAGCAAACTTTACCTGAAGCagtaatacgcaactcatactcCAAACTTCACACTCTAAGACCTCTTGTCCTCTGTATCCACAGGCGCTTGCCTTCACGTCGCTGGCCTTTGTGATGATGGCCATCAGCATCTTCTGTCTGGAGACGCATTCCTACTTCCTGACGGAGGTGAACCACACCGTCCAGACCGTGAGCGACTCGGGGAACGCCACCGTCCGCCACAACACCATCCTCATCACCGCCAGACCGCTCGTCTACCTGGAGATGTTCTGCTGCGCGTGGTTCACCCTTGAGTTCTTCTCCCGTCTGGCGTTCTGCCCGGACAAACTCGCCTTCATCAAGTCCGCCCTGAACATTGTCGACTTCCTCAGCTTCTTTCCGTTCTTCGTCGAACTGTCTCTGTCTTTCATGAGCACGCACGCGGCGGAGCACAGCATCCGCTTCCTAGGGATGGTGCGGTTGGCCCGCATCTTCCGCATCTTCAAGCTGACGCGTCACTTCACGGGGCTTAAGATCCTTGCGCACACCCTGCGGGCCAGCGCGCGGGAGCTTCTCCTGCTCATGGTGTTCGTCTGCATCGGGGTGCTGGTGTACGGTAGCCTCATCTACTACGCCGAGCGCACCACTGCGCATGACAACAACAAGTTCACGTCCATCCCGCAGTCCTTCTGGTGGGCCGTGGTCACTATGACGACGCTGGGGTACGGGGACATGGTGCCCCGCACGTTCGCAGGGATGATCGTCGGCACGCTGTGCGCCATCACCGGCGTGTTGGTTGTCGCCCTGCCCGTTCCAGTCATCGTCAGCAACTTCAATCTGTACTACTCGCACGCTCAAGCCATGATGAAGCTGCCGAAGAAGCGGCACCGAGCGCTGTGTGGCGCCGCCGAGGCGCTCAAGAACCAGTCGTCCGACGCGGGGGACTCCAACTTCTCCCGGTCGGAGCGGAACGACAGCGACAACACCAAGAACACCGGTACGTTTTGTCGGCATCGCTACTGTTATTCATAAAGTAGACTAGTTCTTCAGAATTgtcagatattgatttttttattggtcagaaattacccgcaatggcagcctttctagtgctgaattgatgcagggtttacaggtttcacataatacacaacatatacatattagcaatagttcaaccgccatgtatgtacaagttgctatacattgtacctgttattCTTCTTCATCGGCCGGTAATACATGCGTTTATGGAATATTTTACATTGAGCTGAAGTTTATATCCAAATATTCCTTTGACCCTTCGGCTCAATTTTCAAATTACGGACCTTCGCCATTGACAAATTACCCACAATGTATtgcgctgcgcatgcgtacttagaaTCACGAATCTCCTTATTCCATCGTCCCTGAATTTCCTTCTTGTTGTTCCCTCTTCAGACGGCACCAATCAGACGGAAGTGACGTGCATTAATGAATTTCTGAACGGCGATTCCATCATCCTTCGCAACGGTTCTCTGGTGGGCAAAAATCTGGACTGGGACCGCAGGAGGAGCATGCGCAGATCGGGCATCGCACCGGTCCCAAAGCTGGACGACTTGGTCAACGGGCTAGAAATATCGGGTAAGTCGTTatagtgtgtgttagtgtgcgtatgtgcgtgtgtgtgtgcgtgtgtgcgtatgtgcgtgtgtgtgtgtgtgtgtgagcgcgaGCATgtgtaagtatgtgtgtgtgtatatagtctgcgtatgtgtttgtgtgtcagtgtgtgtgtgtgtatgcatgtgtgtaagtgtgtgtgtatttatgtacgtagtttgtgtgtgtatgtgtgtgtgtgtgtgtgtatgtgtgtgtgtgtaggtgtatttgtatgtgtgtttgagtgtgtttgtgtgtgtgtgtgtgtgtgtgtgaatgcatGTGTGCgtatatgtgagtgtgtgtgtgtgtgtgtatgcttgtgtgtgtgtgtgagtatatgtgtgtatgtaagcttgtgtgtgtgtaattgttTGTAGGAGTCCATAGGTGCATGCCACAGTGTTTGTGTTTGCTTGTACACGTGTATAAAATGTGTTTTGGTATCTCGTTGCAGGTCTTGGCGAAGATGACCCCAAAACCGCCAGCCCACCGACGTCTCCCACCTCCCTCAGTCTACCGTGCAACAGCGTCCTCCCGATGTCGTTACCGGTACCGCAGCTTGCCGTGACTGAGATCGTGTGACGCCCTGCGGCCCAGGTCACGTACACAGGGTCCATggtcttgaaaaaaatgatcGAAGCATACTCAAAGGACCCGTTTTCAATTCTACTGTGTAGAAATGTCACGCAGAGTAgtgtactacattgtatattggaaTGTATGTTTTGTGCACTTCATCCGGAATGGTAAGATgtaattattctccaagcagatgtttcgtTTGTGGTGTGGAGTGTGGCTCGAAAGGATGCAGAGTTTTGCAGACGCTAAAATCGTGGCCACTTGTCCCCCGACTGagtctctgcttggagaatagtaaaataatgaatgaatgaatgaatgaatgaatgaatgaatgaagacctttattgtacatttttgccccactgggctattAAAGCATAGGTCTCATGTtaacatataaatgtacatataaaCGTCTAGTATACTCT contains these protein-coding regions:
- the LOC136429489 gene encoding potassium voltage-gated channel subfamily C member 1-like, whose amino-acid sequence is MSLFVTDRSDSYVDGGSKKGSLMVQHLRLPPKNRIVLNVGGWRHETYLSTLRNIPDTRLSWLAEAPNNADADRVTGEYFFDRHPALFSQILNYYRTGKLHYPSDVCGPVFEEELAFWGIDEQQIEPCCWMNYQQHRDARETISAFEESENEDDEMGISAEIARRFGIEECLESDKKSFWQRWQPKVWKFLEEPYSSMYARALAFTSLAFVMMAISIFCLETHSYFLTEVNHTVQTVSDSGNATVRHNTILITARPLVYLEMFCCAWFTLEFFSRLAFCPDKLAFIKSALNIVDFLSFFPFFVELSLSFMSTHAAEHSIRFLGMVRLARIFRIFKLTRHFTGLKILAHTLRASARELLLLMVFVCIGVLVYGSLIYYAERTTAHDNNKFTSIPQSFWWAVVTMTTLGYGDMVPRTFAGMIVGTLCAITGVLVVALPVPVIVSNFNLYYSHAQAMMKLPKKRHRALCGAAEALKNQSSDAGDSNFSRSERNDSDNTKNTDGTNQTEVTCINEFLNGDSIILRNGSLVGKNLDWDRRRSMRRSGIAPVPKLDDLVNGLEISGLGEDDPKTASPPTSPTSLSLPCNSVLPMSLPVPQLAVTEIV